The following is a genomic window from Lysinibacillus sp. JNUCC-52.
TTTTTCTGCATTCAATTCAGCTATGTAGAAATAGGTCCCGTTTTTGCATTCCTCAAAAAATAACAAAGGAGTGAACGCTCATGGAATGGATACAACAGCTTGTGAATGGTGTTTCACTAGGTAGTATCTACGCGTTAATAGCGTTAGGGTATACGATGGTATACGGTATTATTAAGCTTATTAACTTTGCCCACGGTGATGTTTTCATGATAGGGGCATTTATCGGCTTTTACGCAATTGCTAAGTGGGAGCTGGGCTTTTTACCAGCATTATTATTAGCAATGGCAATTTGTGCAATCTTCGGTGTGTTAATTGAACGTATTGCATATAAGCGATTACGAAATGCTACGCGTATCGCAGCGTTAATTACAGCAATTGGTGTGTCGCTATTAATTGAATATACGACAATCTTCTTCAGAGGCGCGCAGCCAGCAGCATACCCTGAAGTGATTAAAAATCGAACATTCGATGTATTCGGTGTTCAAATTAGCAGTACGTCTATTTTAATTTTATCTGTCGCTATCGTACTGATGATTTTATTACAGTTCATCGTACATAAAACGAAAATTGGGAAAGCGATGCGTGCGGTTTCCCATGATGCGGATGCAGCGCGCCTAATGGGCATTAACGTCGATAATACAATTTCAGCAACATTTGCAATTGGTTCTGCCTTAGCTGGTGCTGCGGGTGTTATCTTCGGTGTGTATTATACAAAAATTGACCCGTTAATGGGTGTTATTCCAGGGGTTAAAGCGTTCATCGCTGCCGTTCTTGGTGGTATTGGTATTATTCCAGGTGCAATGGTTGGCGGTATGTTACTAGGTGTCGTGGAATCAATGGTAAGTGCACTCGGCTTCTCTTTATGGCGCGATGCAGCGGCATTTGTCATTTTGATTTTAATCTTGATTTTCAGACCATCGGGTATCTTCGGTAAAAACGCCCGCGAGAAAGTGTAGGTGAGCGGTAATGATGAAGAAGTCTAAAGTTTTCTGGGGCTACGCCGTATTAGCGCTAGTCATCTATGTAGTTGTTCAGGCTCTTATTACAACGGAAGTCATTGACTTATATTATAAAAATATGTTAATCACAATGTGTATTAACATAATGCTAGCTGTCAGCTTGCACATCGTTATCGGGGTTACTGGCCAATTCTCTATTGGGCATGCTGGTTTCCTTGCAGTTGGTGCTTATATTTCAGCTATTATTACAACAAAACTAATGCTTCCATTCCCGTTAGCCATTTTGTTAGGAGCACTTGCAGCAGCGGTAGCTGGTTTAATTGTAGGTATTCCAACACTACGATTAAAAGGGGATTATTTAGCCATTGCAACGCTTGGTTTTGCAGAAATAATTCGTATTGTGTTTTTAAATACGGATTATGTTGGTGGAGCAGCGGGGATGCAGGTTAAATATTTATCGAACTGGACATACGCTTTCATTGGTGTTGTTTTAACGATTTTAGTGATATCTAACTTTACTAATTCTCGTCATGGACGTGCTTGTATTTCCATTCGAGAAGATGAAATTGCTGCGGATGCCATGGGGATTAATACAACTTACTATAAAGTTGTAGCATTCGCGATTGGATCTTTCTTTGCTGGTCTTGCAGGGGCCATTTTTGCACATAACTTCTACATTATTCAGCCAACAACATTCGGTTTCTTAAAATCATTTGATATTTTAATATACGTTGTTCTTGGCGGCTTAGGTAGTCTTTCAGGTTCTGTTATCGCTGCGATATTCTTAACGTTAATATCAACATACCTAGCGAATTTCCCAGAAACACGAATGATTATTTACAGCTTAGTATTAATTATTGTTATGCTATATCGTCCAACTGGTTTAATGGGCACAAAAGAAATTACAGACTTCTTTAAGTTTGGTAAAAAGGGAGGTACAAAATAATGACTGGAAACCTTCTGATCAAAGTAGAAAATATGGGCATTCAATTCGGTGGTTTAAAGGCGGTACAGGGCGTTAATATGTACCTAAATCAAGGTGAATTAGTAGGCCTCATTGGACCAAATGGTGCTGGTAAAACAACAAGCTTTAACATGTTAACAGGGGTATATACACCAACTGAAGGTACGATTACCTTTGACGGCCTAAAGATCAATGGTCTTGCACCATATCAAGTAACACAAAAAGGTATAAGCCGTACGTTCCAAAATATCCGTCTATTTAAGGAATTATCTGTTTTGGACAATGTAAAAGTAGCGAACCATTCACTAGCTAAACATTCAATGTGGTCATCTATTTTTCGTTTACCGAGTCACTTTAAAGGTGAAGAAGCAATGGAAAAGCAATCCACGGAATTTTTAAAAATATTTGGCTTAGATATTTATAAGGATGAACTAGCAAAAAACTTACCTTATGGGATGCAGCGCCGTCTAGAAATTGCGCGTGCATTAGCTGCAAATCCAAAGCTATTATTACTAGATGAGCCAGCAGCAGGGATGAACCCGCAAGAGACACATGACTTAATGGAGTTAATAGCGTTTATTCGTAAAGAGTTTGGTTTAACGATTTTGCTTATTGAGCATGATATGAGCTTAGTAATGGGAATTTGTGAACGTATTTACGTACTGGATCACGGGCAATTAATCGCTGATGGGACACCAGAGGAAATTCGCAACAATCCAAAGGTAATTGAAGCTTACCTTGGTGAGGAGGTTATCAGCTAATGCTAAAAGTACAAAACATTGATGTATTCTACGGAAATATTCAAGCATTAAAGGGCGTCTCTTTAGAAGTAAACGAGGGAGAGATTGTAACATTAATTGGTGCAAATGGTGCTGGTAAAAGTACATTATTAAAAACCTTGTCAGGCTTACAAAAACCTAAAGGGGGCATTATCGAATATGAAGGCTTCTCGATTGCAGGTAAGGCTGCACAAACAATCGTAAAATCAGGTATTTCACATGTTCCTGAAGGTCGCCGTGTATTCGCTAATATGTCAGTAGAGGAAAATCTAGAGCTTGGGGCATATCTTCGTAACGATAAGGCGGGGATAAAGAAAGATATGGACCATGTCTTTGAGCTATTCCCTCGTCTACTGGAGCGCCGTAAGCAACAGTCTGGGACATTATCTGGTGGTGAGCAGCAAATGCTTGCAATGGGTCGTGCATTAATGGCAAAACCAAAGCTATTACTAATGGATGAGCCATCGATGGGGCTTGCGCCGCTTATGGTAAAAAATATTTTCAATATAATTGAAAAGGTCAATAAAGAAGGTACAACGGTATTGCTAGTAGAGCAAAATGCTAATATGGCATTATCGGTAGCTGACCGCGCTTATGTACTTGAAACAGGGCGTATTGTGTTATCAGGTACTGCGAAAGAATTGCAAGAAAGTGAACAAGTGAAAGCTGCTTATTTAGGCGGCTTGTAATAGGAGGGGGTGTCTCGATATTAATTCGAGATGCCTTTTTTGTTGAACACCGTAGTAATGATAGATAGAAGTAGCGTTTGACCTTTACTTTTTGGTAAGGTGGAAAAAAGGAGTGAAGTTTGATGCATTATTCTGCGCAATATTTTATTGATAAATTAGGGTTAGATCAACATCCCGAGGGAGGATACTATATTTCTTCGTTTCGATCAACAGAGGAGATAGCTGTAAGAAATGTAACAAGACCAATTTATACAAGCATTTATTTTTTATTACAATCTCAGGATATTTCACATTTACACCGTTTAAAATCAGATGAACTTTGGTATTATCACGCTGGTAGCCCATTAACTGTTCATATGATTTACCCTGATGGTACATATGAGGCGAAAAAGTTAGGGTTAAATTTAGAAGCAGGTGAGGTTCCTCAAGTGGCAGTGCCAAAAGATACGATTTTTGGATCTTCCGTTGATGATGCAAATACATTTAGTTTAGTAGGCTGTATGGTAGCACCAGGGTTTGATTTTGAGGACTTTGAGCTATTTACACAAGGTGAACTGTTAGCTGATTATCCGCAACATGAGACAGTTATTCGTAAAATGGCATACGAAAAGATTGACTAACAATAGCAGTTACTTTATGTGAAAAATACTTAGCTATGCTAGCTGTTGTGATAAATAAAAGTTAGAAAGAACACTAGTTGATGGTAGCGAAGGCGGTGACTCCTGCGGGAACGCACGCAGCGTAAGACGCAACAGTCCGCGCGCAAGCGAGGGTTGCGGCTTACGGTGTGCCCGCGGAAAGCAACCGCCGTAGCGGACATCAACGGCATAGCAAAAAAGAGTTAGCGTGACTGCAGTCATGCTAACTCTTTTTCTCCTAGCATTTTTTTGAAATGAAGAAACATTAGCACCTACCACCAAATTTCTTCAGGGTAGTTTGCGTTGATTGGGATTTCGTGTAGTGCTTTTTTGGTCGTACTGGCGACTTCGATTAGCTGAGATTTTAGTACGGTGTATTCTTCATCCTCAAGCATTAAGCGAAGAGCAAAGGAGGCTAATTGCGCTTTACGTGCTTGTGTATTCAATTGTATGTATTCTAAATTTAGAACATCTACATACTGCGTGGCGTAACGGAATGTCAATGGACTTTTTGTATGAAGCATCCTTAAAAAAACTAAGTATTGATCATCGCTCAGCTCTTGCTCTAGGCAATCAGCAACCGCTGCTTGGAAATTACGAATAGTGGCGACATAACTATTCCAAGCAGAGGAATCGATTAGCTCCTGATGTAGACGAATAAAATCATTTAAGGCAATAGCTGTGAAAAGAATTTCAGGCCAGAGAACTTCCGCAGCGAAATAGACATTTTTGTTTGGAAAAATAATTTCATGTCGAGTAAGGAT
Proteins encoded in this region:
- a CDS encoding ABC transporter ATP-binding protein, yielding MTGNLLIKVENMGIQFGGLKAVQGVNMYLNQGELVGLIGPNGAGKTTSFNMLTGVYTPTEGTITFDGLKINGLAPYQVTQKGISRTFQNIRLFKELSVLDNVKVANHSLAKHSMWSSIFRLPSHFKGEEAMEKQSTEFLKIFGLDIYKDELAKNLPYGMQRRLEIARALAANPKLLLLDEPAAGMNPQETHDLMELIAFIRKEFGLTILLIEHDMSLVMGICERIYVLDHGQLIADGTPEEIRNNPKVIEAYLGEEVIS
- a CDS encoding DUF6904 family protein, with translation MLSIQSTEQLTGVRISGDFWDLDTLIHAIYKVTGDENKYYDYQGARLRILGFCHNLRQALQGEQQLEFVSNGLNKNILTRHEIIFPNKNVYFAAEVLWPEILFTAIALNDFIRLHQELIDSSAWNSYVATIRNFQAAVADCLEQELSDDQYLVFLRMLHTKSPLTFRYATQYVDVLNLEYIQLNTQARKAQLASFALRLMLEDEEYTVLKSQLIEVASTTKKALHEIPINANYPEEIWW
- a CDS encoding cupin domain-containing protein, which translates into the protein MHYSAQYFIDKLGLDQHPEGGYYISSFRSTEEIAVRNVTRPIYTSIYFLLQSQDISHLHRLKSDELWYYHAGSPLTVHMIYPDGTYEAKKLGLNLEAGEVPQVAVPKDTIFGSSVDDANTFSLVGCMVAPGFDFEDFELFTQGELLADYPQHETVIRKMAYEKID
- a CDS encoding ABC transporter ATP-binding protein, which codes for MLKVQNIDVFYGNIQALKGVSLEVNEGEIVTLIGANGAGKSTLLKTLSGLQKPKGGIIEYEGFSIAGKAAQTIVKSGISHVPEGRRVFANMSVEENLELGAYLRNDKAGIKKDMDHVFELFPRLLERRKQQSGTLSGGEQQMLAMGRALMAKPKLLLMDEPSMGLAPLMVKNIFNIIEKVNKEGTTVLLVEQNANMALSVADRAYVLETGRIVLSGTAKELQESEQVKAAYLGGL
- a CDS encoding branched-chain amino acid ABC transporter permease; protein product: MEWIQQLVNGVSLGSIYALIALGYTMVYGIIKLINFAHGDVFMIGAFIGFYAIAKWELGFLPALLLAMAICAIFGVLIERIAYKRLRNATRIAALITAIGVSLLIEYTTIFFRGAQPAAYPEVIKNRTFDVFGVQISSTSILILSVAIVLMILLQFIVHKTKIGKAMRAVSHDADAARLMGINVDNTISATFAIGSALAGAAGVIFGVYYTKIDPLMGVIPGVKAFIAAVLGGIGIIPGAMVGGMLLGVVESMVSALGFSLWRDAAAFVILILILIFRPSGIFGKNAREKV
- a CDS encoding branched-chain amino acid ABC transporter permease is translated as MKKSKVFWGYAVLALVIYVVVQALITTEVIDLYYKNMLITMCINIMLAVSLHIVIGVTGQFSIGHAGFLAVGAYISAIITTKLMLPFPLAILLGALAAAVAGLIVGIPTLRLKGDYLAIATLGFAEIIRIVFLNTDYVGGAAGMQVKYLSNWTYAFIGVVLTILVISNFTNSRHGRACISIREDEIAADAMGINTTYYKVVAFAIGSFFAGLAGAIFAHNFYIIQPTTFGFLKSFDILIYVVLGGLGSLSGSVIAAIFLTLISTYLANFPETRMIIYSLVLIIVMLYRPTGLMGTKEITDFFKFGKKGGTK